One Mesoplodon densirostris isolate mMesDen1 chromosome X, mMesDen1 primary haplotype, whole genome shotgun sequence genomic region harbors:
- the AKAP4 gene encoding A-kinase anchor protein 4, whose translation MSDNNIDWLHSHRGMCKVDLYSPTGQQDQDQNVICFVDVSTLNMEDKDSKDAAVSNSEGDLNLENLEEEEIIVIKDTEKPDSSKMERSMCLFQQAPSNPISVLNCLFSDLQKYTLCFQHALSSSSSSCRHKVGDTEGKYHKLPTGNYYRAYANQLKIDYMAKGPQGQHLEMTTAKNTNNQSPSTPPAKSPSNQRAVISPDGECSTDDPSFYVNRLSPLVIQMAHKKIKEKLEGGSKCLHHSIYPPSGDKGKNSSRSAVSKITSEMAHDAVKVTSAERQGTGEECREGGQKTFLYSELSNKSKGGDKQMCQRDNKEFADSISKMSMVYANQVASDTMVSVMQNLKIHSSGKTIPACVVLRRVLLKHTKEIVSDLIDSCEKNLHNITRVLMANSDFVSTVKRNLFNHGKQNTADIMEAMLKHLVCTLLGGKKETKSQSSSYASLKPGCHDPRCKNKSLKFSAMKAKMKGKGKGKMKPEECKSLTSVEKVSEHTLKESLTMWNQNQGNQGKMAGKACANKEEKREISLSMDSLAKDVIVSALRLIQYYLTQQAKGKDAFKDCPCSTTGYMTQNAQYKKCRGSQSDKALSMKHLESRGAPGSSTSLKENQYLDSQRLDMSNIVLSLIQKLLSESSFNCGDLCEGENKRSEPRTDKGASMSKRPDKGEEQCQDNQELDFISGMKQVNRQFIDQLVESVMKLCLIMAKYSNNGAALAELEEQAALTNNPNYQAGGPRCSHDAAMSQNYQDSPGPEVIVNNQCSTSSLRKQLQAVLQWIAASQFNIPMLYLMGDDAGQLKKLPEVSAKAAEKGYSVGDLLQEVMKFTKEQPLDEAVGNVARKQLLDWLLTNL comes from the exons ATGGAGAGATCAATGTGCCTTTTCCAACAAGCTCCTTCTAATCCTATAAGTGTCCTCAATTGTCTATTCAGTGATCTTCAGAAGTACACCTTGTGTTTCCAACATGCACTTAGCTCCTCATCCTCTAGCTGTAGACATAAAGTAGGAGACACAGAGGGCAAATATCACAAACTGCCCACTGGGAACTACTACAGAGCCTATGCCAATCAACTGAAAATAGATTACATGGCCAAAGGACCTCAAGGCCAACATCTGGAAATGACAACGGCCAAAAACACCAATAACCAGAGTCCTTCCACCCCACCAGCCAAATCTCCTAGCAATCAGAGGGCAGTTATCTCCCCTGATGGAGAATGTTCTACGGACGACCCTTCCTTCTATGTCAACCGACTATCTCCTCTGGTGATCCAGATGGCCCATAAGAAAATCAAGGAGAAGTTGGAAGGTGGAAGCAAATGTCTTCATCATTCAATCTATCCACCCAGTGGGGACAAAGGGAAAAACAGCTCTCGTAGTGCTGTGAGCAAGATCACTTCAGAAATGGCCCATGATGCTGTGAAAGTGACCTCTGCAGAGAGGCAGGGCACTGGGGAGGAGTGTAGGGAAGGTGGCCAAAAAACGTTTCTGTATAGTGAATTATCCAACAAGAGCAAAGGTGGAGACAAACAGATGTGCCAAAGAGACAACAAAGAATTTGCAGATTCGATCAGCAAAATGTCCATGGTTTATGCAAATCAAGTGGCATCTGACACGATGGTCTCTGTCATGCAGAACTTGAAAATTCATAGCTCTGGGAAGACAATTCCAGCTTGTGTGGTCCTGAGGAGGGTGCTGTTAAAACACACCAAGGAAATTGTGTCCGATTTGATTGACTCCTGCGAGAAGAACCTACATAATATCACCAGGGTCCTGATGGCCAACTCAGACTTTGTCTCAACTGTCAAGAGGAATCTGTTCAACCATGGGAAACAAAACACTGCTGATATCATGGAGGCCATGCTGAAGCATCTTGTCTGTActcttcttgggggaaaaaaggaaactaagTCTCAGAGTTCGTCATATGCATCCTTGAAGCCTGGGTGCCATGATCCCAGATGCAAGAACAAAAGTCTCAAATTCTCAGCTATGAAGGCCAAGATGAAGGGGAAGGGCAAAGGCAAAATGAAACCAGAGGAGTGCAAGTCATTGACCAGTGTGGAGAAAGTCAGTGAACATACCCTCAAGGAGAGCCTGACAATGTGGAACCAAAATCAAGGCAATCAAGGCAAGATGGCTGGCAAAGCATGCGCCaataaggaggaaaagagagagatcaGCCTTTCCATGGATTCACTGGCAAAGGACGTGATTGTCTCTGCCCTTAGGCTGATCCAATACTATCTGACCCAGCAGGCCAAGGGCAAAGATGCATTTAAAGACTGTCCTTGTTCTACCACTGGCTATATGACTCAGAATGCCCAATACAAAAAGTGCAGAGGTAGCCAAAGTGACAAGGCACTTTCAATGAAACATCTAGAATCTCGTGGAGCACCTGGATCATCCACTTCTCTAAAGGAGAATCAATACCTGGACTCCCAGAGGCTGGATATGTCAAATATCGTTCTGTCACTGATTCAGAAACTACTTAGTGAGAGCTCCTTCAACTGTGGAGATCTATGTGAAGGTGAGAACAAACGTTCTGAGCCCAGGACAGACAAAGGAGCCTCCATGTCCAAGAGGCCTGACAAAGGGGAAGAACAATGCCAGGACAATCAAGAACTTGACTTTATCAGTGGGATGAAACAAGTAAACCGACAATTTATAGATCAACTGGTAGAATCTGTGATGAAGCTGTGCCTTATCATGGCTAAGTATAGCAACAATGGGGCAGCCCTTGCTGAGTTGGAAGAACAAGCAGCCTTGACCAACAACCCCAACTACCAGGCTGGTGGCCCCAGATGTAGTCACGATGCTGCGATGTCACAGAACTATCAAGACTCTCCTGGACCTGAAGTCATTGTCAATAATCAGTGCTCAACAAGTAGCTTGAGAAAGCAGCTCCAGGCTGTCCTGCAGTGGATTGCAGCCTCACAGTTTAACATACCCATGCTCTACTTAATGGGAGATGATGCTGGACAACTGAAGAAG CTTCCTGAAGTTTCAGCTAAAGCAGCAGAGAAGGGGTACAGTGTAGGAGATCTTCTTCAAGAGGTCATGAAGTTCACCAAGGAACAACCACTGGATGAAGCCGTGGGAAACGTGGCTAGAAAACAGCTGCTAGACTGGCTGCTCACTAACCTGTGA